The proteins below come from a single Zea mays cultivar B73 chromosome 8, Zm-B73-REFERENCE-NAM-5.0, whole genome shotgun sequence genomic window:
- the LOC103635561 gene encoding uncharacterized protein isoform X2 codes for MDGGSSWLPFLGRGIGDGVSGRSSGSEVQRKEDDDLPISSQVEEELRQFYLLMGMERTGHPAERETTTALPPSSESSMFRSFPGSPADEASSLRPRSSNNNSTTANSYHHHPAEVSSQSHLTELSPVTYGGGHRHCDDHQCYVNLDTILKLDDEFKRCHDEQPHNERAQHKNGFRGGAFVPYTRHLGPKKKPKPPAGSGGQRAIKAAMAALARMHMVRLAQWQCYQMELVVAPAPPTGGINGNNQQQHVLSERKRREKLNDSFKALRTVLPPSSKKDKASTLMRARDYVSTLQSRVSELEEKNRMMLVQLQHRRNDVSPNKIEVDIRSNREEIRKHDRNFT; via the exons ATGGACGGCGGCAGCAGCTGGTTGCCATTCCTAGGCCGTGGAATTGGCGACGGCGTATCGGG caggagcagtgGCTCGGAGGTGCAGCGGAAGGAGGACGACGACCTGCCGATCAGCTCGCAAGTGGAGGAGGAGCTCCGACAG TTCTACTTGCTGATGGGCATGGAGAGAACTGGACACCCAGCAGAGCGAGAGACGACGACGGCGTTGCCCCCCTCATCGGAATCATCCATGTTCCGCTCCTTCCCTGGAAGCCCGGCCGACGAGGCCTCGTCGCTCAGGCCACGGAGCAGCAACAACAATAGTACCACGGCGAACTCCTACCACCACCACCCGGCAGAAGTCTCCTCCCAGTCCCATCTGACCGAGCTCTCCCCGGTCACCTACGGCGGCGGCCACCGCCACTGTGACGACCATCAGTGCTACGTCAATCTCGACACGATCCTAAAGCTGGACGACGAGTTCAAGCGCTGCCACGACGAACAACCCCACAACGAAAGAGCGCAGCACAAGAACGGCTTCCGTGGCGGCGCGTTCGTGCCCTACACCCGCCACCTCGGCCCCAAGAAGAAGCCCAAGCCACCTGCAGGCTCCGGCGGGCAGAGGGCGATCAAGGCGGCCATGGCAGCCTTGGCACGAATGCACATGGTCAGGCTCGCCCAGTGGCAGTGCTACCAGATGGAACTGGTGGTAGCGCCTGCGCCGCCCACCGGCGGGATCAACGGCAACAACCAGCAGCAGCACGTTTTGTCGGAGCGCAAGCGCCGCGAGAAGCTCAACGACAGCTTCAAGGCCCTCAGGACAGTGCTCCCCCCTTCTTCCAAG AAAGATAAGGCATCCACACTGATGAGAGCAAGGGACTACGTCAGCACTCTCCAGTCTAGAGTGTCTGAGTTAGAGGAGAAGAACAGGATGATGCTAGTACAGTTGCAGCACCGCCGCAATGATGTTTCTCCCAACAAGATTGAGGTCGACATCAGAAGTAATAGAGAGGAAATTAGGAAACATGACAGGAATTTCACCTGA
- the LOC103635561 gene encoding uncharacterized protein isoform X1, producing the protein MDGGSSWLPFLGRGIGDGVSGSRSSGSEVQRKEDDDLPISSQVEEELRQFYLLMGMERTGHPAERETTTALPPSSESSMFRSFPGSPADEASSLRPRSSNNNSTTANSYHHHPAEVSSQSHLTELSPVTYGGGHRHCDDHQCYVNLDTILKLDDEFKRCHDEQPHNERAQHKNGFRGGAFVPYTRHLGPKKKPKPPAGSGGQRAIKAAMAALARMHMVRLAQWQCYQMELVVAPAPPTGGINGNNQQQHVLSERKRREKLNDSFKALRTVLPPSSKKDKASTLMRARDYVSTLQSRVSELEEKNRMMLVQLQHRRNDVSPNKIEVDIRSNREEIRKHDRNFT; encoded by the exons ATGGACGGCGGCAGCAGCTGGTTGCCATTCCTAGGCCGTGGAATTGGCGACGGCGTATCGGG cagcaggagcagtgGCTCGGAGGTGCAGCGGAAGGAGGACGACGACCTGCCGATCAGCTCGCAAGTGGAGGAGGAGCTCCGACAG TTCTACTTGCTGATGGGCATGGAGAGAACTGGACACCCAGCAGAGCGAGAGACGACGACGGCGTTGCCCCCCTCATCGGAATCATCCATGTTCCGCTCCTTCCCTGGAAGCCCGGCCGACGAGGCCTCGTCGCTCAGGCCACGGAGCAGCAACAACAATAGTACCACGGCGAACTCCTACCACCACCACCCGGCAGAAGTCTCCTCCCAGTCCCATCTGACCGAGCTCTCCCCGGTCACCTACGGCGGCGGCCACCGCCACTGTGACGACCATCAGTGCTACGTCAATCTCGACACGATCCTAAAGCTGGACGACGAGTTCAAGCGCTGCCACGACGAACAACCCCACAACGAAAGAGCGCAGCACAAGAACGGCTTCCGTGGCGGCGCGTTCGTGCCCTACACCCGCCACCTCGGCCCCAAGAAGAAGCCCAAGCCACCTGCAGGCTCCGGCGGGCAGAGGGCGATCAAGGCGGCCATGGCAGCCTTGGCACGAATGCACATGGTCAGGCTCGCCCAGTGGCAGTGCTACCAGATGGAACTGGTGGTAGCGCCTGCGCCGCCCACCGGCGGGATCAACGGCAACAACCAGCAGCAGCACGTTTTGTCGGAGCGCAAGCGCCGCGAGAAGCTCAACGACAGCTTCAAGGCCCTCAGGACAGTGCTCCCCCCTTCTTCCAAG AAAGATAAGGCATCCACACTGATGAGAGCAAGGGACTACGTCAGCACTCTCCAGTCTAGAGTGTCTGAGTTAGAGGAGAAGAACAGGATGATGCTAGTACAGTTGCAGCACCGCCGCAATGATGTTTCTCCCAACAAGATTGAGGTCGACATCAGAAGTAATAGAGAGGAAATTAGGAAACATGACAGGAATTTCACCTGA